Proteins encoded in a region of the Populus nigra chromosome 3, ddPopNigr1.1, whole genome shotgun sequence genome:
- the LOC133688301 gene encoding mannose-1-phosphate guanylyltransferase 1-like — protein MKALILVGGFGTRLRPLTLSVPKPLVDFANKPMILHQIEALKAIGVTEVVLAINYQPEVMLNFLKEYEKRLEIKITCSQETEPLGTAGPLALARDKLIDDSGAPFFVLNSDVISEYPLKQMIEFHKGHGGEASIMVTKVDEPSKYGVVLMEETSGKVEKFVEKPKIFVGNKINAGIYLLNPSVLDRIELRPTSIEKEVFPKIAAENKLFAMVLPGFWMDIGQPKDYVTGLRLYLDSLRKMSSPKLATGPNIVGNVLVDESAVIGEGCLIGPDVAIGPGCIIDSGVRLSRCTVMRGVRIKKHACISSSIIGWHSTVGRWARIENMTILGEDVHVGDEVYSNGGVVLPHKEIKSSILKPEIVM, from the exons ATGAAGGCACTCATTCTTGTTGGAGGATTTGGGACTCGTTTGAGGCCTTTAACCCTCAGTGTACCGAAGCCGCTGGTTGATTTTGCTAACAAACCCATGATACTGCATCAG ATTGAAGCTCTCAAAGCAATTGGAGTCACTGAAGTGGTCTTGGCAATTAACTACCAGCCAGAG GTTATGCTGAATTTCTTGAAAGAATACGAGAAAAGGCTTGAAATTAAGATCACCTGCTCACAAGAGACTGAGCCACTTGGCACAGCAGGTCCTTTAGCCCTAGCTAGAGATAAGCTCATTGACGATTCTGGTGCACCCTTTTTTGTCCTCAACAGTGATGTTATAAGTGAGTATCCGTTAAAACAAATGATTGAATTTCACAAAGGCCATGGAGGGGAGGCTTCCATTATGGTAACCAAG GTGGATGAACCATCAAAGTATGGTGTGGTGCTGATGGAAGAAACTAGCGGGAAGGTTGAGAAATTTGTTgagaaaccaaaaatatttgtaGGTAACAAGATCAATGCTGGAATCTACTTGTTGAACCCCTCTGTTCTTGATCGGATTGAACTGAGGCCCACCTCAATAGAGAAAGAAGTCTTCCCAAAGATTGCAGCAGAGAATAAGCTGTTTGCCATGGTCCTACCTGGGTTCTGGATGGACATTGGACAGCCAAAAGACTACGTTACAGGTCTGAGACTATACCTGGATTCTTTGCGGAAAATGTCCTCTCCAAAACTGGCCACTGGACCAAACATTGTTGGAAATGTTCTCGTTGATGAGAGTGCAGTAATTGGAGAAGGATGTCTAATCGGACCAGATGTAGCAATCGGCCCAGGTTGCATAATAGACTCGGGAGTTAGGCTTTCCCGCTGCACTGTAATGCGGGGAGTGCGAATCAAGAAGCATGCATGCATCTCTAGTAGTATCATTGGATGGCATTCCACTGTGGGGAGATGGGCTCGCATAGAGAACATGACAATCTTAGGAGAAGATGTTCATGTTGGCGATGAAGTTTACAGTAATGGGGGTGTTGTCCTGCCTCATAAGGAAATAAAGTCTAGCATTTTGAAGCCAGAAATTGTCATGTGA
- the LOC133688987 gene encoding CASP-like protein 5B2 isoform X1: MKEIIGGPGTVSGLLLRIGQCVFAAASISIMTSAIGFSSYTSFCYLIASMGLQLLWSFGLACLDIYALRRKKDLQNPVLVSLFVVGDWAKLKRGLKICCPSTDIAKLLLFILFRSMVTAMLSLAAACSSAGVVVLYARDMNFCKIHPDLPCSRYEISILLAFITWLQVSISSHVMFWILASV, encoded by the exons ATGAAGGAGATAATAGGAGGGCCGGGGACAGTGAGTGGGTTATTACTGAGAATAGGACAATGCGTTTTTGCTGCAGCTTCAATTTCAATCATGACCTCTGCCATTGGCTTCTCTTCCTACACTTCTTTCTG CTATTTGATTGCATCAATGGGGCTTCAACTTTTGTGGAGCTTTGGACTTGCATGTCTTGACATTTATGCTTTGAGGAGAAAGAAAGACCTCCAAAATCCTGTCTTAGTGAGCCTGTTCGTTGTAGGTGATTGG GCTAAGTTAAAGAGGGGCTTGAAGATTTGCTGTCCAAGCACAGACATAGCTAAgctattgctatttattttgtttaggagCATG GTAACAGCTATGCTATCACTTGCAGCTGCATGCTCATCAGCAGGTGTTGTTGTTCTTTATGCTAGGGACATGAACTTTTGCAAGATCCATCCAGATCTTCCATGTAGCAGGTACGAGATTTCCATACTCTTGGCGTTCATCACCTGGCTTCAAGTCAGTATATCATCTCATGTGATGTTCTGGATCCTAGCCTCGGTGTAG
- the LOC133688987 gene encoding CASP-like protein 5B2 isoform X2, with the protein MKEIIGGPGTVSGLLLRIGQCVFAAASISIMTSAIGFSSYTSFCYLIASMGLQLLWSFGLACLDIYALRRKKDLQNPVLVSLFVVGDWVTAMLSLAAACSSAGVVVLYARDMNFCKIHPDLPCSRYEISILLAFITWLQVSISSHVMFWILASV; encoded by the exons ATGAAGGAGATAATAGGAGGGCCGGGGACAGTGAGTGGGTTATTACTGAGAATAGGACAATGCGTTTTTGCTGCAGCTTCAATTTCAATCATGACCTCTGCCATTGGCTTCTCTTCCTACACTTCTTTCTG CTATTTGATTGCATCAATGGGGCTTCAACTTTTGTGGAGCTTTGGACTTGCATGTCTTGACATTTATGCTTTGAGGAGAAAGAAAGACCTCCAAAATCCTGTCTTAGTGAGCCTGTTCGTTGTAGGTGATTGG GTAACAGCTATGCTATCACTTGCAGCTGCATGCTCATCAGCAGGTGTTGTTGTTCTTTATGCTAGGGACATGAACTTTTGCAAGATCCATCCAGATCTTCCATGTAGCAGGTACGAGATTTCCATACTCTTGGCGTTCATCACCTGGCTTCAAGTCAGTATATCATCTCATGTGATGTTCTGGATCCTAGCCTCGGTGTAG